From one Solanum stenotomum isolate F172 chromosome 12, ASM1918654v1, whole genome shotgun sequence genomic stretch:
- the LOC125848931 gene encoding protein IMPAIRED IN BABA-INDUCED STERILITY 1-like, with the protein MGCVSSKQATSHSPPHDSSVNVASVGNVDPLLHIGFAPLEKIKEEPEKEGEDSVRRFSGKLRASKKGNSDKKEASFSIKFGRLTEGEHLAAGWPVWLTAVAGEAIDGWMPLKSNMFQKLEKIGQGTYSSVYRARDIGNGKLVALKKVRFDNFQPDSVRFMAREIAILRKLDHPNIMKLEGIITSRLSCSIYLVFEYMEHDLSGLLSCPDIKFSDSQIKCYMQQLLRGLEHCHSRGIMHRDIKVSNILVNNEGTLKIADFGLANFLSARHKQPLTSRVVTLWYRPPELLLGSTSYGVTVDLWSVGCVFAELFFGRPLLKGRTEVEQLHKIFKLCGSPPEDYWKRSKLPLATMFKPKQPYDSTLRDRCKELPKTAVNLIETLISIDPHKRGTASSALNSEYFNTKPYACDSSSLPKYPPNKEIDAKFREEARRKRASSTVQTSETSKNSRKARKGLQEPSSFCKVVPTEEVEANVHGSHRNYGSNAHISKGRRAIVSRISMKPLYDTVSDAASQMTDESQGDSTVLSVPVQMPESSGFAWAKKGKQDSAAARLYPPPNSRSQKLSAFDPSGVLHSGDTLESNMQDNDEFLRRTHTFQHSIHRKHGHHERPDSFDLSDQELSADYDGQQGRVGFSGPLLSQSQTFDPKKDSQARKAGRRSRFYGDL; encoded by the exons ATGGGTTGCGTCAGCTCCAAGCAAGCCACGTCCCATTCCCCGCCTCACGATTCGTCGGTGAATGTCGCCAGTGTAGGGAATGTCGATCCATTATTGCATATTGGATTTGCCCCTTTGGAGAAGATCAAAGAGGAGCCTGAGAAAGAAGGGGAGGATTCCGTCAGACGATTTTCGGGAAAATTGAGAGCATCCAAGAAGGGAAATTCTGATAAAAAGGAGGCTAGTTTTAGCATCAAATTTGGAAGGTTAACTGAAGGTGAACATTTGGCCGCCGGATGGCCCGTTTGGCTGACTGCCGTTGCCGGTGAAGCCATTGATGGATGGATGCCTCTGAAATCAAACATGTTCCAGAAATTAGAAAAG ATTGGGCAAGGTACATATAGCAGTGTTTACCGAGCACGTGATATCGGAAATGGTAAATTGGTTGCCCTAAAGAAGGTGCGATTTGATAATTTCCAACCAGATAGTGTCAGATTTATGGCACGAGAAATTGCAATTCTCCGCAAACTTGACCATCCAAACATTATGAAGCTGGAAGGGATAATCACTTCTCGGTTATCATGTAGCATTTACCTTGTTTTCGAGTATATGGAACATGACCTATCTGGATTATTATCATGTCCTGACATCAAATTTAGTGATTCACAG ATTAAATGCTACATGCAGCAGCTACTGAGAGGACTAGAGCACTGCCATTCACGAGGGATAATGCATCGGGATATAAAAGTTTCCAACATTTTGGTTAACAATGAAGGCACTCTGAAAATAGCAGATTTTGGTCTTGCGAATTTCCTTAGTGCTAGGCACAAGCAACCACTGACCAGTCGTGTGGTTACATTATGGTATCGACCTCCTGAACTTCTATTAGGATCAACAAGTTATGGGGTCACTGTGGATTTGTGGAGTGTTGGTTGCGTTTTTGCAGAACTCTTTTTCGGAAGGCCACTCCTGAAAGGGAGGACCGAG GTTGAGCAATTgcacaaaattttcaaactttgtgGTTCTCCACCCGAAGATTACTGGAAAAGGTCTAAACTTCCACTTGCTACCATGTTTAAGCCCAAGCAACCATATGACAGTACACTTCGAGATAGATGTAAAGAATTACCAAAAACTGCTGTTAACCTTATTGAAACACTTATTTCAATAGATCCTCATAAACGTGGAACTGCTTCATCTGCTCTCAATTCTGAG TATTTCAATACCAAGCCTTATGCTTGTGACTCATCAAGCCTGCCTAAATACCCACCGAACAAGGAAATTGATGCAAAGTTCAGGGAAGAAGCGAGAAG AAAGAGAGCCAGTTCCACAGTGCAAACATCGGaaacttcaaaaaattcaagaaaagccCGGAAAGGTCTTCAAGAACCAAGCAGTTTCTGCAAAGTTGTTCCAACAGAG GAAGTTGAGGCAAATGTTCATGGTTCTCATAGAAATTACGGTAGTAATGCACATATATCTAAAGGAAGACGAGCTATTGTCTCACGGATATCAATGAAACCGTTGTATGACACAGTATCAGACGCTGCTTCTCAGATGACTGATGAGTCTCAAGGAGACAGCACCGTTCTTTCTGTTCCTGTGCAAATGCCAGAATCGAGTGGTTTTGCATGGGCCAAAAAAGGAAAGCAGGATTCTGCAGCCGCAAGATTATATCCACCTCCCAATTCAAGAAGTCAAAAGTTGAGTGCCTTCGATCCTTCTGGTGTACTCCACTCTGGGGATACCTTGGAATCAAATATGCAAGATAATGATGAGTTTTTAAGAAGGACCCACACTTTCCAGCATTCTATCCATAGGAAACATGGTCATCATGAACGCCCAGATTCATTTGACTTGTCTGATCAGGAACTATCAGCG GATTACGATGGCCAACAAGGAAGGGTTGGGTTCTCGGGGCCCTTGTTATCTCAGTCCCAGACATTTGACCCGAAGAAGGATAGTCAAGCTCGAAAAGCTGGTCGTAGGTCCCGATTCTATGGAG ATTTATAA
- the LOC125848939 gene encoding uncharacterized protein LOC125848939, which translates to MGACVSTPAIPIKMRKKFPGRPRKYHGKNSKSVSKINSDAGSLITDIAVSEFVHKTTTCRRSECSNSKVHVTQMQWHHSQIDANVLCQEDAWFDTVSIFESDSDDEFSSVHGGRVSQVRKSTIIRLSLRTSVEEEKSGFRAPRKYLLRPRAGLIVPHCTEEKPTVGSWSEIEPSTFKLRSSSFFIDKKKSPAPNVSPYTPIGVDLFLCPRKIHHIAQHVELPSVKGDGKLPPLLIVNIQLPTYPAQMFIGDADGESLSLVVYFKLSETTEKDVSPQFLESIKKLIDDDMEKVKGFAKDSIVPFRERLKIMVGAVNPEDLVSSSTERKLLNSYNEKPVLSRPQHSFYEGSNYFEIDLDIHRFSYIARRGLDAFRDRLQHGILDLGLTIQAQKPEELPEQVLACVRMNKIDFVDNGQIPTLMSIEEDECSY; encoded by the exons ATGGGTGCTTGTGTATCAACTCCAGCAATTCCTATCAAAATGAGGAAGAAATTTCCTGGTCGCCCTAGAAAGTACCATggaaagaactcaaaatctgTTTCGAAAATAAACAGTGATGCAGGATCACTGATTACAGATATTGCTGTTAGTGAGTTTGTTCACAAAACCACAACCTGCAGAAGATCTGAGTGCTCCAATTCTAAAGTCCATGTAACTCAGATGCAGTGGCACCATAGTCAAATAGATGCAAATG TTCTTTGCCAGGAGGATGCATGGTTTGACACAGTCAGCATTTTTGAGTCTGACTCAGATGATGAATTCAGTAGTGTTCATGGAG GTCGAGTTTCTCAAGTAAGGAAATCAACAATTATAAGGCTTTCTCTGAGAACAtctgttgaagaagaaaaaagtggaTTTC GTGCACCAAGAAAGTATCTTTTGCGTCCTAGGGCTGGGCTCATTGTTCCTCATTGTACAGAAGAAAAGCCAACAGTAGGAAGTTGGTCTGAGATTGAGCCCTCGACCTTTAAGCTACGTAGCAGTAGTTTTTTCAT AGATAAGAAAAAATCACCTGCTCCAAATGTGTCTCCTTATACTCCTATTGGAGTCGATTTATTTTTGTGCCCAAGAAAGATCCATCACATTGCTCAACATGTTGAACTTCCTTCTGTAAAAGGAGATGGAAAATTACCTCCTCTACTAATTGTCAACATTCAG TTACCTACTTATCCTGCTCAAATGTTTATTGGTGATGCTGATGGGGAAAGCTTGAGCCTTGTAGTATATTTTAAGCTTTCTGAAACTACAGAGAAAGACGTCTCTCCTCAGTTCCTGGAAAgcatcaag AAACTTATTGATGATGATATGGAGAAGGTTAAAGGATTTGCAAAAGATTCAATAGTTCCTTTcagagagaggttgaaaataaTGGTTGGGGCGGTTAATCCAGAAGATCTTGTTTCCAGTTCAACTGAAAGGAAGCTTTTGAATAGTTACAACGAGAAACCTGTGCTTTCCCGCCCTCAACACAGCTTTTATgag GGCTCAAATTACTTTGAGATTGATCTTGACATTCATCGCTTCAGCTACATAGCAAGAAGGGGACTTGATGCATTCAGAGATCGTTTACAGCATGGCATATTGGATCTTGGTTTAACAATTCAG GCACAAAAGCCGGAGGAGCTACCCGAGCAAGTGCTTGCTTGTGTGAGAATGAACAAGATTGATTTTGTTGACAATGGACAAATTCCAACTCTTATGAGCATTGAGGAAGATGAATGTTCATACTAA
- the LOC125848941 gene encoding ethylene-responsive transcription factor ERN2-like: MARKRRASEALGENIRDNDQGNVAWDEMVKETAVAAALGGARRARKRFVGVRQRPSGRWVAEIKDTIQKIRVWLGTFDTAEEAARAYDEAACLLRGANTRTNFWPCSSSSSSTPALPSKITNLLINRLKARNNSLAAAAAAAAASSSSSSSYSSEPVEIHDQDKQGEEFKEEEAYFSDLQYMEYLKDPEDLITENNMISNMSAINVSNFTNTSEACLAVNDYSVIQPVKSDENSIAGEINNSVKVDSEEEIEEENNTDIGDVEVEPIDFQFVDEIGSSCYYSPFEEINSSEIMEEGMIYGDESSMLSEAMRRMNYERKFSASLYAFNGITECLKLKLKSGGGVMQRERSEQLSRLINACKRNRNNKEEEEKKIKDSEYSSESSSETGPSSSSPETGSSSSTISEETNYDSELSLWNSIDLPPICAFFT; the protein is encoded by the coding sequence ATGGCTAGGAAAAGAAGGGCGAGTGAGGCACTTGGTGAAAATATCCGCGATAATGATCAAGGGAATGTGGCCTGGGACGAAATGGTAAAGGAAACTGCTGTTGCAGCTGCGCTTGGTGGAGCACGGCGAGCACGGAAGAGATTCGTGGGTGTTAGACAGAGGCCATCAGGTAGATGGGTAGCTGAAATTAAAGATACTATACAAAAAATAAGAGTGTGGTTAGGTACCTTTGACACAGCTGAAGAAGCAGCAAGGGCATATGATGAAGCTGCTTGTTTACTTCGTGGAGCCAATACTCGCACGAATTTCTGGCCCtgttcttcatcttcttcttctactcCGGCTCTTCCTTCGAAAATCACTAATCTTCTTATTAATAGGCTCAAAGCTAGAAATAATTCCTTAGCCGCCGCTGCTGCTGCTGCggctgcttcttcttcttcttcttcttcttattcttctgaGCCTGTGGAAATTCATGATCAGGACAAACAGGGAGAAGaattcaaagaagaagaagcttaTTTTTCGGATTTGCAGTATATGGAGTATCTCAAGGATCCCGAAGATCTGATTACTGAAAACAACATGATCAGTAATATGAGTGCAATTAACGTAAGCAATTTCACAAACACGTCGGAGGCATGCTTGGCTGTAAACGATTATAGTGTAATTCAGCCTGTGAAAAGCGATGAAAACTCGATTGCTGGAGAGATTAATAATAGTGTGAAAGTAGACTCAGAAGAAGAGATTGAAGAGGAAAACAATACTGATATAGGAGATGTAGAGGTAGAGCCAATTGACTTTCAATTTGTTGACGAAATTGGATCATCATGTTACTATTCACCATTTGAAGAGATTAATTCATCAGAGATAATGGAAGAGGGGATGATTTATGGAGACGAGTCATCGATGCTAAGTGAAGCTATGAGGAGGATGAATTACGAGAGGAAGTTCTCAGCATCACTTTATGCATTCAACGGAATAACAGAATGCTTAAAATTGAAGCTGAAATCTGGAGGAGGAGTTATGCAGAGAGAAAGATCTGAACAATTAAGCAGATTGATAAATGCATGCAAAAGGAACCGCAACAACAAGgaggaagaggaaaagaaaattaaggATAGTGAATACAGTTCAGAAAGTTCATCAGAAACTGGACCATCTTCTAGTTCACCGGAAACTGGATCATCTTCATCAACGATTTCGGAAGAAACTAATTACGATAGTGAATTGTCCCTCTGGAACTCAATTGATCTACCACCAATCTGCGCCTTTTttacttag